In Geoalkalibacter ferrihydriticus DSM 17813, a genomic segment contains:
- a CDS encoding ArsR/SmtB family transcription factor — MKQTARIFKALADETRLRILALLTRGELCVCDLMSILDLPQSTVSRHLAYLRNAGLVSDRRQGVWMYYTLVQATDALHDDLQNILAQRLVELPQARRDLAMLDKFLSSKNASACS; from the coding sequence ATGAAACAGACAGCTCGTATTTTCAAAGCCCTGGCCGACGAGACACGTCTGCGTATTCTCGCCCTACTGACGCGGGGAGAGCTGTGCGTCTGCGACCTCATGTCTATTCTTGACCTGCCCCAATCAACCGTTTCACGCCACCTGGCCTATCTGCGCAACGCCGGGCTGGTCTCCGATCGTCGTCAGGGAGTTTGGATGTACTACACCCTGGTTCAGGCGACAGATGCGCTGCATGACGACCTGCAGAATATACTGGCCCAGCGTCTGGTCGAACTGCCCCAGGCGCGCCGAGACCTTGCCATGTTGGACAAATTTCTCAGCAGTAAAAACGCATCCGCCTGCAGCTGA
- the arsB gene encoding ACR3 family arsenite efflux transporter — MTKQKLEGISFFEKNLTVWVVLCMIGGVLIGKFLPAIPATLSKFEYANVSIPIAVLIWLMIYPMMMKVDFTSIRNLKKNPEGLYITWIVNWLIKPFTMFGIAAFFFYVVFSPFIPPDLAKEYLAGAVILGAAPCTAMVFVWSHLTRGNPAYTVVQVATNDLIILIAFTPIVALLLGIGGISIPWATLFLSVFLFVVIPLAGGIFTRTWMLKNKGEEYFNKEFLPKFNNITIVGLLLTLVLIFSFQGDVILSNPFHIVLIAIPLIIQTIFIFFLAYIGCLKCRMSHDIAAPAGMIGASNFFELAVAVAITLFGAASPVVLVTIVGVLVEVPLMLALVKYANRTRGWFPAAKA, encoded by the coding sequence ATGACGAAGCAAAAGTTGGAAGGCATCAGTTTTTTTGAGAAAAACCTGACGGTATGGGTTGTTCTCTGCATGATTGGCGGGGTGCTGATCGGAAAATTTCTGCCCGCAATTCCTGCGACTTTAAGTAAATTTGAGTATGCAAATGTCTCCATCCCCATTGCGGTGCTGATCTGGCTGATGATCTATCCGATGATGATGAAGGTTGATTTCACCAGCATTAGGAACTTAAAGAAAAATCCCGAGGGGCTCTATATCACTTGGATTGTCAACTGGCTGATTAAGCCCTTTACCATGTTCGGTATCGCGGCCTTCTTCTTTTATGTCGTGTTCAGCCCCTTTATCCCTCCGGACCTGGCTAAAGAATATCTGGCCGGCGCGGTCATTCTGGGGGCCGCTCCCTGCACCGCCATGGTCTTTGTCTGGAGCCATCTGACTCGCGGCAACCCGGCTTACACCGTGGTTCAGGTTGCCACCAACGACCTGATTATCCTGATTGCTTTCACCCCGATCGTCGCCCTGCTGCTGGGTATCGGCGGCATCAGCATTCCCTGGGCGACTCTATTTCTGTCGGTGTTTCTGTTCGTTGTCATCCCTTTGGCGGGGGGGATTTTCACCCGCACTTGGATGTTGAAGAATAAAGGGGAAGAGTATTTCAACAAGGAATTTCTACCCAAATTCAACAACATCACCATTGTTGGGTTGCTGCTGACGTTGGTACTGATTTTCTCATTTCAGGGAGATGTGATCCTTAGCAACCCCTTTCATATTGTCCTGATCGCCATTCCGCTGATCATTCAGACGATCTTCATCTTTTTCCTGGCCTATATCGGTTGTCTTAAATGCCGTATGAGCCATGATATTGCCGCGCCGGCAGGTATGATCGGCGCCTCTAACTTTTTTGAGCTGGCGGTCGCTGTTGCCATTACCCTGTTCGGCGCTGCCTCGCCGGTGGTGTTGGTGACGATCGTCGGGGTGCTGGTGGAAGTGCCGCTGATGCTGGCTTTGGTCAAATACGCCAATCGCACCCGCGGCTGGTTTCCGGCGGCAAAAGCTTAA
- a CDS encoding cytochrome c biogenesis CcdA family protein, with the protein MESLFITLTNAVTGTPLIALSAALAWGVISVVLSPCHLASIPLIVGFIDGQGKMSTWRAFVISNLFAVGILITIAFIGVATAMAGRMLGDLGVWTNWFVAAIFFVVGLHLLDVIPMPWSGPGQVGMARKGMIAAFLLGLIFGIALGPCTFAFMAPMLGVAFSLSADNMLYGAALLLAYGIGHCAVIVLAGTFTEVIQHYLDWNERSKGAVILKKICGLLVIAGGVWLIYTAPL; encoded by the coding sequence ATGGAATCGTTGTTTATCACCCTGACCAATGCCGTAACCGGCACCCCGTTGATTGCTCTCTCTGCGGCCCTTGCCTGGGGCGTTATCAGCGTGGTGCTTTCACCCTGCCATCTGGCCAGCATTCCCCTCATCGTCGGTTTCATCGACGGGCAGGGGAAAATGAGCACCTGGCGCGCTTTTGTCATTTCCAACCTTTTTGCCGTGGGCATTCTCATCACCATCGCCTTCATCGGCGTGGCGACGGCCATGGCCGGACGGATGTTGGGTGATCTCGGCGTCTGGACCAACTGGTTCGTGGCGGCGATTTTCTTTGTTGTTGGTCTTCATCTGCTCGATGTCATCCCCATGCCCTGGTCCGGCCCCGGGCAGGTGGGCATGGCGCGCAAGGGGATGATCGCCGCCTTTTTATTGGGGTTGATCTTCGGCATCGCCCTGGGACCCTGCACATTTGCCTTCATGGCACCCATGCTCGGTGTCGCCTTCAGCCTCTCCGCGGACAACATGCTCTACGGCGCGGCCCTGCTTCTGGCCTATGGCATCGGCCATTGCGCGGTGATCGTGCTGGCGGGCACCTTCACCGAGGTCATCCAGCACTATCTCGACTGGAACGAACGCTCCAAGGGCGCCGTCATCCTGAAAAAGATCTGTGGTTTGCTGGTGATCGCAGGCGGCGTCTGGCTGATCTACACCGCGCCCCTCTAG
- a CDS encoding bacteriohemerythrin produces the protein MNELYRVRHGIQPPGRLQELLRRLNQYTKAHLTFEERLLKETGYPEFEAHLELHWVMKSRMAALAHQAEALDEDVAQELFDFLKA, from the coding sequence ATTAACGAGCTATACCGGGTGCGGCACGGGATTCAGCCACCCGGGCGGCTTCAAGAGCTTCTCAGGCGGTTGAATCAGTACACCAAGGCTCACCTGACCTTTGAAGAACGGTTGCTCAAGGAGACCGGTTATCCCGAATTTGAGGCCCATCTGGAACTTCACTGGGTCATGAAATCCCGCATGGCGGCGTTGGCGCATCAAGCCGAAGCGCTCGATGAAGATGTTGCCCAGGAACTTTTTGATTTTCTCAAGGCCTGA
- a CDS encoding universal stress protein, translating into MFNPFIVATDLSPASSAMTDCLKGLKDFGAGDCLLLQCLSFSHAASTAYSYKTESLDELMEKQKKNLEEQGFNVETRIVVGSAKREINRIAVKENYDLIVLGAQGHSLAEEKIIGGVAFGVINKTEKPVLVVPVEKSGEDSACLPFENCGFSEHVLFATDFSEMADNAFNSLKQLVAEGVKKLTLIHVQDKVKLEQHLKDRLEEFNEHDRGRLADLRKTLLKKSPSLQVNTEVCYGITHEEICRLIKEHDAKMAVMGTQGRGFVREIFLGSVSHNVVRNSPVPVLLIPMRN; encoded by the coding sequence ATGTTTAATCCCTTTATTGTTGCTACCGATCTTTCACCGGCATCTTCTGCCATGACCGATTGTTTAAAAGGGCTGAAAGATTTCGGCGCCGGAGACTGCCTGTTGCTGCAGTGCTTAAGTTTTTCCCACGCCGCCTCAACAGCCTATTCGTACAAGACGGAGTCGTTGGATGAGTTGATGGAGAAGCAGAAAAAAAACCTGGAAGAGCAAGGTTTCAACGTCGAAACGCGGATTGTCGTCGGCTCCGCGAAGCGGGAAATCAACCGGATAGCGGTAAAAGAAAATTACGATCTGATTGTTCTGGGGGCCCAGGGGCATTCTCTGGCCGAAGAGAAAATTATCGGAGGCGTTGCCTTTGGAGTGATCAACAAAACCGAAAAACCGGTGCTGGTGGTGCCGGTGGAAAAATCAGGCGAGGACTCGGCATGTCTCCCCTTTGAAAATTGCGGTTTCAGTGAACATGTTCTGTTTGCCACCGATTTTTCCGAAATGGCTGACAACGCCTTCAACTCGTTGAAACAGCTGGTGGCCGAAGGGGTAAAAAAGCTCACTCTGATTCATGTTCAGGACAAGGTCAAACTGGAACAACACCTCAAGGATCGACTGGAAGAATTTAACGAACATGACCGTGGCCGGCTTGCTGATTTAAGGAAGACTCTGCTGAAAAAGTCCCCGTCACTGCAAGTAAATACCGAAGTTTGTTACGGCATTACCCATGAGGAAATCTGCCGTTTGATCAAGGAGCATGACGCAAAAATGGCCGTCATGGGAACGCAGGGGCGGGGTTTTGTGCGCGAAATTTTTCTCGGCAGCGTCAGCCATAATGTTGTGCGTAACTCGCCGGTACCGGTGTTGCTGATACCGATGCGCAACTGA
- a CDS encoding heterodisulfide reductase-related iron-sulfur binding cluster: MAPSAKDKTPRKILDAVIDLCADCDTCRTLMDEDCAFFPELYRLWDQEKEEGIPINDEQVRHLTDLCTLCGLCPCPRIPMDIIEAKSRYIEKEGLPLATRLITDVPRMARLCGTLPRLVDALRSSKTFGALLRKAIRLHPERDLPAFAKENFFQWAEKRDLNRRREGQASIAYFAGCTAGYLFPEIGRALVEVLERSGVSVHVPSQKCCGMPHLVEGERDKTLACAGANMESLLQAIDGGDDVVCSCPTCGFFFKDLLKERAVYSEAYQQSVDAGADELKVPETVRDHEKHKVLKKSMYRHILKDDGYFSSLDPMKRLAVAAHTFDAGEYLARLHGEGRLNVDFQPLAQRLVYFAPCHQREQRMGRPYLELLALIPKLRVEEVGESECCGMGGNFGYKAGFHETSLELGRPLLEKIRKRNPQAIITDCMSCRLQFGHVLPYPVFHPLEIIARAYSAAALPARENSPAEDREA, encoded by the coding sequence ATGGCTCCCTCCGCAAAAGACAAAACGCCCCGGAAAATACTCGACGCCGTTATTGACCTCTGCGCCGACTGCGACACCTGCCGTACCCTTATGGACGAGGACTGCGCCTTTTTCCCCGAATTGTATCGTCTCTGGGATCAGGAAAAGGAAGAGGGCATCCCCATCAACGATGAGCAGGTGCGCCATCTCACCGATCTGTGCACCCTGTGCGGTCTCTGTCCCTGTCCCCGGATTCCCATGGATATCATTGAGGCCAAAAGCCGGTACATCGAAAAAGAGGGCTTGCCGCTGGCGACGCGCCTGATTACCGATGTCCCGCGCATGGCGCGCCTCTGTGGGACTTTGCCCCGCCTGGTCGACGCCTTGCGGTCCAGCAAAACCTTCGGCGCCCTGCTGCGCAAGGCCATCCGCCTGCACCCCGAGCGCGATCTGCCCGCTTTCGCCAAGGAAAACTTCTTTCAGTGGGCAGAGAAAAGGGATCTGAACCGCCGCCGGGAAGGGCAAGCCAGTATTGCTTATTTTGCCGGTTGCACGGCGGGCTATCTCTTTCCCGAGATCGGCCGCGCGCTGGTCGAAGTTCTGGAGCGCAGCGGCGTGAGCGTTCATGTGCCGTCGCAGAAGTGCTGCGGGATGCCCCATCTGGTTGAGGGCGAGCGCGACAAAACCCTGGCGTGTGCCGGCGCCAACATGGAAAGCCTGCTGCAGGCGATTGATGGCGGAGACGATGTGGTTTGCTCATGCCCGACCTGCGGCTTTTTCTTCAAGGATCTGCTCAAGGAACGCGCGGTTTATTCCGAGGCTTATCAGCAGTCGGTCGATGCCGGCGCGGATGAACTGAAGGTGCCCGAAACGGTGCGCGATCATGAAAAGCACAAGGTTCTGAAAAAGTCCATGTACAGGCACATCCTCAAGGATGACGGATACTTTTCCTCCCTTGACCCCATGAAGCGCCTGGCGGTGGCCGCTCACACCTTCGATGCCGGCGAATATCTGGCGCGCCTGCATGGCGAAGGGCGCCTGAACGTCGACTTTCAGCCCCTTGCTCAACGCCTGGTCTATTTCGCCCCCTGCCATCAGCGTGAGCAGAGAATGGGGCGGCCCTACCTGGAATTGCTGGCGCTGATTCCCAAGCTCAGGGTCGAGGAAGTGGGCGAGTCCGAGTGTTGCGGCATGGGCGGAAATTTCGGCTACAAAGCTGGATTCCACGAAACATCTCTGGAGTTGGGCCGCCCTCTGCTGGAGAAGATCCGCAAACGCAACCCGCAGGCGATCATCACCGACTGCATGAGCTGCCGTTTGCAGTTCGGTCATGTTTTGCCCTATCCGGTCTTTCATCCCCTGGAAATTATTGCGCGAGCTTATTCAGCGGCAGCGCTCCCGGCCCGCGAAAATTCCCCTGCGGAAGATAGAGAAGCATGA
- a CDS encoding thioredoxin family protein, producing MYELLRYRCQKFFLTSAVVAFLSLVVACEKSDSASAQGGSPVAGTGVPHLVDLGADKCIPCQMMKPILDDLEKDFAGRMDVTFIDVWKNRDEARRFGIQMIPTQIFYDEKGVELYRRSGFIGREDILATWQRLGYEFGQ from the coding sequence ATGTACGAATTACTGAGATATCGCTGTCAAAAATTCTTCTTGACGTCCGCCGTCGTGGCCTTTCTCTCCCTGGTGGTCGCCTGTGAAAAGTCCGACTCTGCTTCGGCTCAAGGGGGTTCCCCTGTCGCGGGAACCGGAGTCCCCCACTTGGTCGATCTGGGCGCCGATAAATGCATTCCCTGCCAGATGATGAAGCCGATTCTCGACGATCTGGAAAAAGATTTTGCCGGGCGTATGGATGTCACTTTCATCGACGTCTGGAAAAATCGCGATGAGGCTCGGCGTTTTGGAATTCAGATGATTCCCACCCAGATTTTCTACGATGAAAAGGGTGTGGAACTCTATCGGCGCAGCGGCTTTATCGGGCGCGAGGACATTCTCGCGACCTGGCAGCGGCTTGGTTATGAATTTGGGCAATAA
- a CDS encoding molybdenum cofactor guanylyltransferase, producing MQNSHNAVQAPSDVTGVILAGGRSRRMGRDKATLRVGGQTLFARTLEMLRGIFPRVLIAGDRPDLAMPETPSVPDIYPGSALGGLHGALSAAQSPWIFVVPCDLAHPDPDLVRFILSHRNGCDLVVPRTPQGLEPVFALYHKNCLPLMEQMLVRGDYRIFDFYRQVHARYLEADSLPAGWQRALLNLNTPDDLRRLDKEAQ from the coding sequence ATGCAAAATTCGCATAACGCAGTCCAGGCACCCTCCGATGTCACCGGTGTCATTCTTGCCGGCGGGCGCAGTCGCCGCATGGGACGGGACAAGGCAACACTTAGGGTTGGCGGGCAAACCCTTTTTGCACGTACTCTGGAGATGCTGCGCGGCATCTTTCCGCGGGTGCTCATCGCCGGGGACCGCCCCGACCTGGCAATGCCCGAGACTCCCAGCGTCCCCGATATATATCCCGGCAGCGCTCTCGGGGGACTCCACGGCGCCCTGAGTGCCGCGCAATCGCCATGGATCTTTGTCGTCCCCTGCGATCTGGCCCATCCCGACCCGGATCTTGTTCGCTTTATCCTGAGTCACCGCAACGGGTGCGACCTGGTGGTTCCACGCACCCCGCAGGGGCTTGAGCCGGTCTTCGCTCTTTATCACAAAAACTGCCTGCCTCTCATGGAACAGATGCTGGTGCGCGGTGATTACCGCATTTTTGACTTCTATCGCCAAGTACACGCGCGCTACCTGGAAGCAGACAGCCTGCCTGCCGGCTGGCAGCGCGCGCTGTTGAATCTCAATACGCCGGACGATCTCCGGCGCCTGGACAAGGAGGCCCAATGA
- the mobB gene encoding molybdopterin-guanine dinucleotide biosynthesis protein B, with translation MNPPVVSIVAKSGTGKTTLLEKLIVEMKSRGYRIGAIKHDAHSFSIDHEGKDSWRLTQAGADTMLITSPEKIAMVKRNPNDQEPPLDASIQTYFNDVDIILTEGFKRSAMPKIEVHRRERSPRLLCRGEEHDPTLFAVASDEPLELDVPVYDINDANGLCDLIETRFLS, from the coding sequence ATGAATCCCCCCGTTGTATCCATCGTTGCCAAAAGCGGCACCGGCAAAACCACCCTTCTGGAAAAACTGATCGTCGAGATGAAATCCCGCGGCTACCGGATCGGCGCCATCAAGCATGATGCCCACAGCTTCAGCATCGATCACGAAGGCAAGGATTCCTGGCGCCTCACTCAGGCCGGCGCCGATACTATGCTGATCACTTCGCCGGAAAAAATCGCTATGGTCAAAAGAAATCCGAATGACCAAGAGCCGCCCCTCGACGCATCGATTCAAACCTATTTCAACGACGTCGATATCATCCTCACCGAAGGATTCAAGCGCAGCGCCATGCCCAAGATCGAAGTCCATCGCCGCGAACGCAGTCCCAGACTGTTGTGTCGCGGCGAGGAGCACGACCCGACGCTGTTTGCCGTGGCATCCGACGAACCGCTGGAACTCGACGTGCCGGTATACGACATCAATGATGCGAACGGACTGTGCGACTTGATCGAGACGCGCTTTTTGTCATGA